A genomic window from Punica granatum isolate Tunisia-2019 chromosome 2, ASM765513v2, whole genome shotgun sequence includes:
- the LOC116194943 gene encoding probable LRR receptor-like serine/threonine-protein kinase At1g53430 isoform X1: MVNWVVQMISSILVWNLTFHVWKNFLWKEESSVSNDLHFASSKQRSVQYYVKTRVKIYSQSCISMCIRHELDAVISNYQFFDVQLVSYACSNLKDLSVLEELWHRRLGTSPILSPWIGELKELEVLDLGYNNFSGPLPYKLGNNLSLSILLLDNNVLLTALSPEVYEFKIISEAQVDESLLSASLERNADSIQGQHFIHERMLAGTSPESSNSPDTRNRVRPTAATSFPIPVPFCIPDCIPSPALIPSGLSSGL, encoded by the exons ATGGTTAATTGGGTGGTACAGATGATATCTTCGATCTTAGTCTGGAATTTGACTTTTCATGTATGGAAGAACTTTTTATGGAAAGAAGAAAGCAGCGTTAGTAATGATTTACATTTTGCAAGCTCTAAACAGCGGAGCGTGCAGTATTATGTGAAAACCCGTGTGAAGATTTACTCGCAAAGTTGCATATCCATGTGCATCAGACATGAATTGGATGCAGTAATATCAAATTACCAGTTTTTCGATGTTCAACTCGTGTCTTACGCCTGCAGCAACTTGAAAGATCTCTCTGTCTTGGAGGAACTCTGGCACCGGAGATTGGGAACCTCGCCCATATTAAGTCCAT GGATCGGAGAGCTCAAGGAGCTGGAGGTGTTGGATCTAGGATACAATAATTTCAGTGGGCCACTACCCTACAAGCTTGGGAATAATCTCTCTCTATCAATCCT CTTACTTGACAACAATGTGCTACTAACTGCACTGTCACCTGAAGTCTACGAGTTCAAGATTATTTCCGAAGCTCAAGTTGATGAAAGCCTATTATCTGCTTCTCTAGAAAG GAATGCCGATAGTATTCAAGGTCAGCATTTCATTCATGAGAGAATGCTTGCTGGGACATCCCCTGAAAGTTCTAATTCACCAGACACGCGAAACCGTGTCCGACCGACCGCCGCCACTAGTTTCCCCATCCCCGTCCCCTTCTGCATCCCCGATTGCATCCCCAGCCCGGCCCTCATCCCCTCTGGCCTCTCCTCAGGCCTCTAA
- the LOC116194943 gene encoding putative leucine-rich repeat receptor-like serine/threonine-protein kinase At3g53590 isoform X2, translated as MKLNLFKTHTQRNEKISYFISNLKDLSVLEELWHRRLGTSPILSPWIGELKELEVLDLGYNNFSGPLPYKLGNNLSLSILLLDNNVLLTALSPEVYEFKIISEAQVDESLLSASLERNADSIQGQHFIHERMLAGTSPESSNSPDTRNRVRPTAATSFPIPVPFCIPDCIPSPALIPSGLSSGL; from the exons ATGAAGCTAAATTTATTTAAGACACATACTCAACGCAATGAGAAAATATCATATTTTATCAG CAACTTGAAAGATCTCTCTGTCTTGGAGGAACTCTGGCACCGGAGATTGGGAACCTCGCCCATATTAAGTCCAT GGATCGGAGAGCTCAAGGAGCTGGAGGTGTTGGATCTAGGATACAATAATTTCAGTGGGCCACTACCCTACAAGCTTGGGAATAATCTCTCTCTATCAATCCT CTTACTTGACAACAATGTGCTACTAACTGCACTGTCACCTGAAGTCTACGAGTTCAAGATTATTTCCGAAGCTCAAGTTGATGAAAGCCTATTATCTGCTTCTCTAGAAAG GAATGCCGATAGTATTCAAGGTCAGCATTTCATTCATGAGAGAATGCTTGCTGGGACATCCCCTGAAAGTTCTAATTCACCAGACACGCGAAACCGTGTCCGACCGACCGCCGCCACTAGTTTCCCCATCCCCGTCCCCTTCTGCATCCCCGATTGCATCCCCAGCCCGGCCCTCATCCCCTCTGGCCTCTCCTCAGGCCTCTAA